The following proteins come from a genomic window of Microbacterium sp. JZ31:
- a CDS encoding UdgX family uracil-DNA binding protein (This protein belongs to the uracil DNA glycosylase superfamily, members of which act in excision repair of DNA. However, it belongs more specifically to UdgX branch, whose founding member was found to bind uracil in DNA (where it does not belong), without cleaving it, appears to promote DNA repair by a pathway involving RecA, rather than base excision.), which produces MAESEERPGAEHWVPRDADLEDLRDAAEECRGCELWRDATQVVFSRGAATAPLMLVGEQPGDREDLEGEPFVGPAGRELHEALEAAGIADHGVYRTNAVKHFRFEQRGKRRIHVKPAVGHVVACHPWLEAEIAVVRPAVIVALGATAARAVLGRTVRIGEVRGMILESSDGTPALVTSHPSSILRLRDEADRRAARDGLAADLGKAAELIR; this is translated from the coding sequence ATGGCGGAGAGCGAGGAGCGGCCCGGCGCCGAGCACTGGGTGCCGCGGGATGCGGATCTGGAAGACCTGCGTGACGCGGCCGAGGAGTGCCGCGGCTGCGAGCTGTGGAGGGACGCGACGCAGGTCGTCTTCTCGCGCGGCGCGGCGACGGCGCCGCTGATGCTCGTCGGCGAGCAGCCCGGCGACCGCGAGGACCTCGAGGGCGAGCCGTTCGTCGGGCCCGCGGGACGCGAGCTGCACGAGGCCCTCGAGGCCGCGGGCATCGCGGACCACGGCGTCTACCGCACGAACGCCGTCAAGCACTTCCGCTTCGAGCAGCGCGGGAAGCGGCGGATCCACGTCAAGCCCGCGGTCGGCCACGTGGTCGCCTGCCACCCGTGGCTCGAGGCCGAGATCGCCGTCGTCCGGCCCGCCGTAATCGTGGCCCTGGGGGCGACGGCGGCGCGCGCCGTGCTCGGCAGGACCGTGCGGATCGGCGAGGTGCGCGGGATGATCCTGGAGTCGTCCGACGGCACGCCCGCGCTCGTCACGAGCCATCCGTCGAGCATCCTGCGCCTGCGCGACGAGGCGGACCGCCGGGCCGCGCGCGACGGGCTCGCCGCCGACCTCGGCAAGGCCGCCGAGC